Proteins from a single region of Campylobacter sp. RM16704:
- a CDS encoding hydrogenase maturation nickel metallochaperone HypA/HybF, which translates to MHELSITESLLELCEEYAQGKIIEEVHVKIGRLSGVEPPLLQRSFETFKENSSLCKNAKFIMHIQEVVVECQKCHFSGVLENNIFWCPKCEDKDLKIIDGEELYLIQLVLKENEDLEDNGK; encoded by the coding sequence ATGCATGAGTTAAGCATTACAGAATCATTACTAGAGCTTTGCGAAGAATATGCTCAAGGAAAAATTATTGAAGAAGTGCATGTTAAAATAGGGCGCTTAAGCGGGGTTGAACCTCCACTTTTGCAAAGAAGCTTTGAAACTTTTAAAGAAAATAGTTCCTTATGTAAGAATGCTAAATTTATCATGCACATTCAAGAAGTAGTAGTTGAGTGTCAAAAATGCCATTTTAGCGGAGTGCTTGAAAATAATATCTTTTGGTGTCCAAAATGTGAAGATAAAGATTTAAAAATCATAGATGGGGAAGAACTTTATCTTATACAACTTGTTTTAAAAGAAAATGAGGATTTAGAAGACAATGGTAAATAA
- a CDS encoding Crp/Fnr family transcriptional regulator has product MENFLSRFEIEKQDLELVQKHVQIKNIEKNFKVNNKCLGFIKILKGELRTFILTPNAKEITLFHLKENDECIICSECSMDGISYDVFIQSTQNTSIAIIPSSIFQILKNKYPKINNYVLSLITMRFNTLIKVLEQALFMPLSSRICDFLKENASNNTLKITHEALANHLGSAREAVSRILKELEKEGKIKLERSKIILISL; this is encoded by the coding sequence ATGGAAAATTTTCTTTCTCGTTTTGAAATAGAAAAACAAGATCTTGAACTTGTGCAAAAACACGTACAAATAAAAAATATTGAAAAAAACTTTAAAGTAAACAATAAATGCTTGGGTTTTATTAAAATTTTAAAAGGTGAACTTAGAACTTTTATTTTAACTCCAAATGCAAAAGAGATTACACTTTTTCATCTTAAAGAAAATGATGAATGTATTATTTGCTCTGAGTGTAGTATGGATGGTATATCTTATGATGTTTTTATACAAAGCACTCAAAATACAAGTATAGCCATCATCCCCTCATCAATTTTTCAAATTTTAAAGAATAAATATCCAAAAATTAATAATTATGTTTTAAGTTTAATCACCATGCGTTTCAATACTTTAATCAAAGTTTTAGAACAAGCTTTGTTTATGCCTTTATCTTCTAGAATTTGTGATTTTTTAAAAGAAAATGCTAGTAATAATACTTTAAAAATTACCCATGAAGCTTTAGCCAATCACCTAGGAAGTGCTAGAGAAGCTGTTTCAAGAATTTTAAAAGAATTAGAAAAAGAAGGTAAAATCAAACTTGAAAGATCTAAAATAATACTAATTTCTTTGTAA
- a CDS encoding co-chaperone-curved DNA binding protein A, with translation MSNSLYETLGVSQNASADEIKKAYRKLARRYHPDINKESGAEEKFKEINAAYEILSDEKKRAQYDRYGDSMFGGQSFHDFSRNAGGADINDILNNIFNGGFGGFGRGFSSSNNFSSGFGGFGGFEEDLDLQASVKIPFEKGILGGEHLINISNEQVKIKIPHGIKDGEKLRIRGKGKSFQGQRGDLILKVELEKSQEYKREDDDLYKKIEISLKTALFGNKISVKTPRKEVKITIPPNSKNNQKIRLKGYGVQNRKTDLYGDLYLILNVKLPDINTLEADFVKILEEKLPKE, from the coding sequence ATGAGTAATAGTTTATATGAAACATTAGGCGTTTCACAAAATGCTAGCGCAGATGAGATAAAAAAAGCTTATAGAAAATTAGCAAGACGATATCACCCTGATATCAACAAAGAAAGTGGCGCTGAAGAAAAATTTAAAGAAATTAATGCAGCTTATGAGATTTTAAGTGATGAGAAAAAAAGAGCTCAATATGATAGATATGGAGATTCTATGTTTGGCGGGCAAAGCTTTCATGATTTTTCAAGAAATGCAGGTGGAGCTGATATAAACGATATTTTAAATAATATTTTTAATGGTGGTTTTGGAGGATTTGGTAGAGGTTTTAGCTCTAGTAATAATTTTAGTAGTGGTTTTGGAGGATTTGGAGGTTTTGAAGAAGATTTAGATTTGCAAGCTAGCGTAAAAATTCCTTTTGAAAAAGGAATTTTGGGTGGTGAACATCTAATAAATATTAGCAATGAACAGGTTAAAATTAAAATTCCTCATGGTATTAAAGATGGTGAAAAATTACGCATAAGAGGTAAAGGAAAAAGTTTTCAAGGTCAAAGAGGTGATTTAATTTTAAAAGTTGAGCTTGAAAAAAGTCAAGAATACAAAAGAGAAGATGATGATTTGTATAAAAAAATAGAAATTAGCCTAAAAACAGCACTTTTTGGAAATAAAATTAGTGTAAAAACTCCGAGAAAAGAAGTAAAAATTACCATACCACCAAATTCAAAAAATAACCAAAAGATTAGACTTAAAGGTTATGGAGTTCAAAATAGAAAAACAGATTTATATGGAGATTTGTATTTAATTTTAAATGTCAAACTTCCCGATATAAATACCTTAGAAGCTGATTTTGTAAAAATTTTAGAAGAGAAATTACCAAAGGAGTAA
- a CDS encoding HypC/HybG/HupF family hydrogenase formation chaperone produces the protein MCLSIPSKILEIDELNSAIVETLGVKRRVSLDLISEPLKVGDYVLIHVGFAMEKIDTQAAQESLKIYTDIAEKMQNGQIDENEGDMGLKNGFN, from the coding sequence ATGTGTCTTTCTATACCTTCTAAAATTTTAGAAATTGATGAGCTAAATTCAGCCATAGTAGAAACTTTAGGGGTTAAAAGAAGAGTGAGTTTGGATTTAATAAGCGAGCCTTTAAAAGTAGGCGATTATGTGCTTATACATGTGGGTTTTGCTATGGAAAAAATCGACACTCAAGCTGCACAAGAGAGTTTAAAAATTTATACCGATATAGCAGAGAAAATGCAAAATGGCCAAATTGATGAAAATGAAGGCGATATGGGGCTAAAAAATGGATTTAATTAA
- a CDS encoding ATP-dependent helicase: MPLSRLNEEQYKAASAPFGHNLIIASAGTGKTSTIVARIAFLLQNGIKPEKIMLLTFTNKASKEMIERLNRYFDKSITLKITAGTFHSIAYTLLKELNHDIILKPASELKILLRSIFEKRTFHHLSDTKPYMSSYLYDIYSLFQNTNINLDEFYNWFCQNYDEQAIYAEIYEDILKEYEEEKSRFNYIDFNDLLIKLKQVLISHHFEFDEILVDEYQDTNILQGSLIDAFKSKSLFCVGDYDQSIYAFNGADISIIGSFKDRFADANIFTLNKNYRSSKNILALANKVILNNERLYPKELIVTREGNFKAPSLLTFNELFDQYSTIAKIILQSGVHLNEIAVIFRNNSSADGVEVALRELGIASKRKGGGSFFESLEVKNFCSMLAIVLNPKDIMAFIHLLEYTKGVGGVLAKDIFDALLKLGHSSLIKGFLDPDANVSLKKYKKQSYQLGLFDDIEELASPSRFNLESEFNTHPILSLPKINELCAKNLEKIYIFIKKASECKISSRLVNLILENDYFKEICDILATKRATNKNSNVDLNKKNEILEKIEAKMFVLKELAKNYSDNYKYYNFLTLGASEMSSGSGVNLLSIHASKGLEFELVFVIDLAQGRFPNQKLMSMGGSLEEERRLFYVAVTRAKDTLYLSYAKYDKIKKSNYQPSCFLIEAGMCK; encoded by the coding sequence ATGCCTTTATCTCGTTTAAATGAAGAACAATATAAAGCCGCTAGTGCTCCTTTTGGACATAATTTAATCATAGCAAGTGCAGGAACTGGTAAAACTTCAACTATAGTTGCAAGAATAGCATTTTTACTTCAAAATGGTATAAAGCCTGAAAAAATTATGCTTTTAACCTTTACTAATAAAGCTAGCAAAGAGATGATAGAAAGACTTAATAGATATTTTGATAAAAGCATTACTTTAAAGATAACTGCAGGAACTTTTCACAGTATAGCTTATACTTTATTAAAAGAATTAAATCACGATATTATTTTAAAGCCAGCAAGTGAACTTAAAATTCTTTTGCGTTCTATTTTTGAAAAACGTACTTTTCATCATTTAAGCGACACTAAACCTTATATGTCAAGCTATTTGTATGATATATATTCTTTATTTCAAAATACTAATATAAATTTGGATGAGTTTTATAATTGGTTTTGCCAAAATTATGATGAACAAGCTATTTATGCTGAAATTTATGAAGATATTTTAAAAGAATACGAAGAGGAAAAATCACGATTTAACTATATTGATTTTAACGACTTACTCATTAAGTTAAAACAAGTATTAATTTCACATCATTTTGAATTTGATGAAATTTTAGTTGATGAATATCAAGATACAAATATCTTGCAAGGATCGTTAATTGACGCTTTTAAAAGTAAGAGTTTATTTTGTGTAGGAGATTACGATCAAAGTATTTATGCTTTTAACGGAGCTGATATTTCTATTATAGGAAGCTTTAAAGATAGATTTGCCGATGCAAATATTTTTACTTTAAATAAAAACTATCGTTCTAGCAAAAACATACTTGCACTAGCTAATAAGGTGATTTTAAACAATGAAAGATTATATCCTAAAGAATTAATTGTAACTAGAGAGGGAAATTTTAAGGCCCCAAGCTTACTAACTTTTAATGAATTATTTGATCAATACTCTACCATTGCAAAAATTATTTTACAAAGTGGAGTTCATCTTAATGAAATTGCTGTTATTTTTCGAAATAATTCAAGTGCTGATGGAGTAGAAGTAGCCTTAAGAGAACTTGGTATAGCAAGCAAAAGAAAAGGCGGAGGAAGTTTTTTTGAAAGTTTAGAAGTTAAAAATTTTTGCTCTATGCTTGCAATTGTACTTAATCCAAAAGATATTATGGCTTTTATACATTTACTTGAATACACCAAAGGGGTTGGTGGAGTTTTGGCAAAAGATATTTTCGATGCTTTATTAAAACTTGGACATTCTAGTTTGATTAAAGGTTTTTTAGACCCTGATGCTAATGTAAGTTTAAAAAAATACAAAAAGCAAAGTTATCAACTAGGGCTTTTTGATGATATTGAAGAACTAGCTTCTCCATCAAGATTCAACCTAGAAAGTGAATTTAATACCCATCCTATTTTAAGCCTACCTAAAATCAATGAGCTTTGTGCGAAAAATCTTGAAAAAATTTATATTTTTATAAAAAAGGCAAGTGAATGTAAAATTTCAAGCCGATTAGTAAATTTAATTCTAGAAAATGATTATTTTAAAGAAATTTGTGATATTTTAGCAACCAAAAGAGCAACTAACAAAAACTCAAATGTGGATTTGAATAAAAAAAATGAAATTTTGGAAAAAATCGAAGCTAAAATGTTTGTATTAAAAGAGCTTGCAAAAAATTATAGTGATAATTATAAATACTATAATTTCTTAACTCTTGGAGCTAGTGAAATGAGTAGTGGTAGTGGGGTTAATCTTTTAAGCATTCATGCTAGTAAGGGTCTTGAGTTTGAACTTGTATTTGTAATTGATCTTGCACAAGGAAGATTTCCTAATCAAAAGCTTATGAGTATGGGTGGAAGTTTAGAAGAAGAAAGAAGACTTTTTTATGTAGCAGTGACTAGAGCTAAAGACACTTTATATCTAAGCTATGCAAAATACGATAAAATAAAAAAGAGTAATTATCAACCTTCTTGCTTTCTAATCGAAGCAGGTATGTGCAAATAA
- a CDS encoding ArsS family sensor histidine kinase — MNKSSIFYTITFVFLLASVSVILAFLWLIKYDQQNYTNELNAKYSFIANVRLLYFNNVISEKEFQEQTKNYKIVELINPVSIRKIIYKAETIARAQTSTGVVEIITLKDNVYLKIIFNGKLYLYKDLEYQGYRYFVIKLIASIVMLVLFILYVFIIRKLKPLRALKRQIDKFGENKLDEIQNVSKGNDEISQVATAFYESILRIQKLNTSRQFFLRNIMHELKTPITKGLITLEMIKDSKYKERLIGTFNRLEVLINEFAAIEQITSGVGLINLKKYNILDLLDEAKDIAMNDDEKIKISIKESFSVNVDFKLFTTAIKNMIDNAIKYSEENTVTIEITKEYLCFKNKGKSLDKDLKYYTQAFTQGKKNKDSFGLGLYIVKTILDSHKLTLYYEYKDGVNHFYFNDIQNIILN; from the coding sequence ATGAATAAATCATCAATTTTTTATACTATAACCTTTGTTTTTTTACTTGCTAGCGTTAGTGTGATTTTAGCTTTTTTGTGGCTTATAAAATACGATCAGCAAAATTACACTAATGAACTTAATGCAAAATATTCTTTCATAGCTAATGTTAGATTACTATATTTTAATAATGTAATTAGTGAAAAAGAATTTCAAGAACAAACCAAAAACTACAAAATAGTAGAATTAATTAATCCAGTTTCTATTAGAAAAATCATATATAAAGCAGAAACCATTGCAAGAGCCCAAACTAGTACAGGTGTAGTTGAGATTATCACTTTAAAGGATAATGTATATTTAAAAATCATTTTTAATGGTAAACTTTATTTGTATAAAGATTTAGAATATCAAGGTTATCGTTATTTTGTTATTAAACTTATTGCCAGTATAGTAATGCTAGTATTGTTTATTTTATATGTTTTTATTATTAGAAAATTAAAACCATTAAGAGCCTTAAAAAGACAAATTGATAAATTTGGTGAAAATAAACTTGATGAAATTCAAAATGTCAGCAAAGGAAATGATGAAATTTCTCAAGTAGCAACGGCTTTTTATGAATCTATTTTAAGAATTCAAAAACTCAATACTTCAAGACAGTTTTTTTTAAGAAATATTATGCATGAATTAAAAACTCCAATTACCAAAGGTTTAATAACACTTGAAATGATCAAAGATAGTAAATATAAAGAAAGATTAATCGGGACTTTCAATCGTTTAGAAGTTTTAATTAATGAATTTGCAGCTATCGAGCAAATTACATCAGGAGTTGGCTTAATCAATTTAAAAAAATACAATATCTTAGATCTTTTAGATGAAGCAAAAGATATTGCTATGAATGATGATGAAAAAATTAAAATTAGTATTAAAGAAAGCTTTAGTGTTAATGTCGACTTTAAGCTTTTTACAACAGCTATAAAAAATATGATAGATAACGCTATAAAATATTCTGAAGAAAATACAGTAACAATAGAAATAACTAAAGAATATTTGTGTTTTAAGAATAAAGGTAAGTCTTTAGATAAAGATTTAAAATATTATACTCAAGCTTTTACCCAAGGTAAAAAAAACAAAGATAGTTTTGGACTTGGACTTTACATAGTTAAAACCATATTAGATTCTCATAAACTTACGCTTTATTATGAATATAAAGATGGTGTTAATCATTTTTATTTTAATGATATACAAAATATAATTTTAAATTAG
- the tpx gene encoding thiol peroxidase, producing MNSVLFKGNKVNLKGNNIQVGDIAPNITLKARDLSGIEIAPKDKTQIIISVPSLDTPVCATEAREFNKKAASSGVEVIIISMDLPFAMSRFCLTEGIDNLSVASDFVSKEFGEKYGVLMADGPLEGILARAVFVVKNGVVVYKELVNEVTELPNMYALEKFFNQSCECGGCSCH from the coding sequence ATGAATAGTGTGTTATTTAAAGGTAATAAAGTAAATTTAAAAGGTAATAATATTCAAGTTGGCGATATAGCCCCAAATATCACTTTAAAAGCTAGAGATCTTTCAGGTATTGAAATCGCCCCAAAAGATAAAACCCAAATCATTATTAGTGTGCCAAGCCTTGATACTCCAGTATGTGCAACTGAAGCAAGAGAATTTAACAAAAAAGCAGCATCAAGTGGAGTAGAAGTAATTATTATTAGTATGGATTTACCTTTTGCAATGAGTCGTTTTTGCTTAACTGAGGGTATAGATAATCTAAGTGTTGCAAGTGATTTTGTATCCAAAGAATTTGGTGAAAAGTATGGAGTTTTAATGGCTGATGGTCCACTTGAGGGAATTTTAGCTAGAGCGGTGTTTGTAGTGAAAAATGGTGTGGTTGTTTATAAAGAATTGGTAAATGAGGTAACTGAACTACCCAATATGTATGCCTTAGAAAAATTCTTTAATCAAAGTTGTGAATGTGGCGGTTGTAGTTGCCACTAA
- a CDS encoding YgaP family membrane protein, producing the protein MSKLERVLRIALAIVAFSLGVYFSTWWGLLGLIPLLTGIFAVCPIRVLSGKQACPLGVCPISKKKN; encoded by the coding sequence ATGAGTAAATTAGAAAGAGTGTTAAGGATAGCTTTAGCCATAGTGGCGTTTTCTTTAGGGGTTTATTTTTCAACTTGGTGGGGATTATTAGGCTTAATTCCTTTATTAACAGGTATTTTTGCTGTTTGTCCTATAAGAGTACTTAGTGGAAAACAAGCTTGTCCGCTTGGAGTTTGCCCTATTTCTAAAAAGAAAAACTAG
- a CDS encoding DegQ family serine endoprotease produces the protein MKKSIILSLMAASSLFSANINFKQAEDNIQRSLPTNNPNTILSYHDSIQKVKNSVVNISTTKTVRNNSFGIDDFFNDPYFKQFFGFDFPQIPKNKKNKEKEVVSSLGSGVIISNDGYIITNNHVIEGAEKITVNLPDSSTEYKAKLIGADPKTDLAVIKIEAKNLPAITFADSDKLLEGDVVFALGNPFGVGSSVTSGIISALNKNNIGLNQYENFIQTDASINPGNSGGALVDSRGALVGINSAILSRSGGNNGIGFAIPSNMAKSIAQKLIEYGKIERGYLGVVIGALTQDIKKAYTNQEGALITEVQKDSAAYNAGLKRGDLIIKADKTTIKNPMDLKNYIGSIDPKQTIELTYERDNKIKTVKFMLKTDEKTLQYEKGYIDGLKLVELNSKNKQQYRIPENISGILITEVTPKSKAEKIGFEQGDIIVGVDQYEVSDFKELNKALELNKGKEYVKIWINRGGFVKALLF, from the coding sequence ATGAAAAAATCAATAATTCTATCTTTAATGGCAGCTTCTAGTCTTTTTAGTGCTAATATTAACTTTAAGCAAGCTGAAGATAATATTCAAAGATCTTTGCCAACAAATAATCCAAACACTATACTTTCTTATCATGATTCTATACAAAAAGTTAAAAATTCAGTTGTAAATATCTCAACAACTAAAACAGTGAGAAACAATTCTTTTGGGATTGATGATTTTTTTAATGATCCTTATTTTAAACAATTCTTTGGGTTTGATTTTCCTCAAATTCCTAAAAATAAAAAAAATAAAGAAAAAGAAGTAGTTAGTTCTCTTGGCTCTGGAGTAATTATTTCAAATGATGGTTACATCATCACAAACAATCATGTTATAGAAGGAGCAGAAAAAATAACCGTAAATTTACCTGATTCTAGTACTGAATATAAAGCAAAATTAATTGGAGCTGATCCCAAAACAGATTTAGCTGTGATTAAAATTGAAGCTAAAAATTTGCCTGCTATAACTTTTGCAGATTCTGATAAATTATTAGAAGGTGATGTTGTTTTTGCATTAGGTAATCCTTTTGGCGTTGGAAGTAGTGTAACAAGCGGAATAATCTCAGCATTAAATAAAAATAATATAGGTTTAAATCAATACGAAAATTTTATTCAAACAGATGCTTCTATTAATCCTGGAAATTCTGGTGGAGCTTTAGTAGATAGCAGAGGAGCCTTGGTTGGGATAAATTCAGCTATACTTTCAAGAAGTGGAGGAAATAACGGCATAGGATTTGCAATCCCTTCAAATATGGCTAAATCTATTGCACAAAAACTAATCGAGTATGGCAAGATCGAAAGAGGATATTTAGGCGTAGTTATAGGAGCTTTAACTCAAGATATTAAAAAAGCTTATACAAATCAAGAAGGAGCTTTAATTACAGAAGTTCAAAAAGATTCAGCAGCTTATAATGCAGGATTAAAAAGAGGTGATTTAATTATAAAAGCAGATAAAACCACTATTAAAAATCCTATGGATTTAAAAAATTATATAGGAAGTATCGATCCAAAACAAACTATTGAATTAACTTACGAAAGAGATAATAAAATAAAAACAGTCAAATTTATGTTAAAAACTGATGAAAAAACATTACAATATGAAAAAGGTTATATTGATGGTTTAAAATTAGTAGAATTAAATTCTAAAAATAAACAGCAATACCGCATACCTGAAAATATTAGTGGTATTTTAATCACCGAAGTTACTCCAAAATCAAAAGCTGAAAAAATAGGTTTTGAACAAGGAGATATTATCGTAGGGGTAGATCAATATGAAGTATCTGATTTTAAAGAGTTAAATAAAGCATTAGAATTGAATAAAGGCAAAGAATATGTTAAAATTTGGATTAATAGAGGTGGTTTTGTAAAAGCATTACTTTTTTAA
- a CDS encoding response regulator transcription factor → MINILMIEDDLELAEIIAEYLEQFDMKVDIAHEPYIGLSRLALNPYDLIILDLSLPGLDGLEVCEEIRKKYNTPIIISSARHDISDKVAALDLGADDYLPKPYNPQELQARIKSHLRRISNTKTAQAQVQKDLVYDKFKHTITMKDQEINFTNAEFDILSYLIKKEGGVVSREELVYNCSSISEDSSNKSIDVIISRIRQKIGDDPKTPKYIHSIRGIGYKLTQ, encoded by the coding sequence ATGATAAATATTTTAATGATAGAAGATGATTTAGAATTAGCTGAGATTATAGCCGAATATTTAGAGCAGTTTGATATGAAAGTAGATATTGCACATGAACCTTATATAGGTCTTTCAAGACTTGCCTTAAATCCTTATGATTTAATTATTTTAGATTTAAGCTTACCAGGTCTTGATGGACTTGAAGTCTGTGAAGAAATACGTAAAAAATATAACACACCTATCATTATTTCAAGTGCTAGACATGATATTAGTGATAAAGTTGCAGCACTTGACTTAGGTGCTGATGATTATTTACCAAAACCATATAATCCTCAAGAGCTTCAGGCAAGAATTAAAAGCCATTTAAGAAGAATTTCAAATACCAAAACTGCTCAAGCTCAAGTACAAAAAGATTTGGTTTATGACAAATTTAAGCATACTATTACTATGAAAGATCAAGAAATTAATTTTACTAATGCCGAATTTGATATTCTAAGTTATTTAATCAAAAAAGAAGGTGGCGTGGTAAGTCGTGAAGAACTTGTATATAATTGTAGTTCTATTAGTGAAGATTCTAGTAATAAAAGCATAGATGTAATCATTAGTAGAATTAGACAGAAAATTGGTGATGATCCTAAAACTCCAAAATATATTCATTCTATCAGAGGTATAGGATATAAATTAACCCAATGA
- the hypD gene encoding hydrogenase formation protein HypD, protein MDLINDFRDKERILALKELIASKITKPINIMEICGGHTHSIMKFGLPDLLPKEINFVHGPGCPVCVMPRERIDVALKLASMSNTIFCVLGDMLKVPGSYESLIDLRAKGADVRALYTPLDVIDIALKNPEKNIIFFTIGFETTTPMSGVIIEKSMALNLKNLFFHINHVLVPPAVEAIMQDKNVKIDAFLGPSHVSVITGSNIYKPIAKKYKTPIAVSGFEPVDIMLSVLNIVEQMNVNTFEVYNEYHRVVSKEGNLKAKALVEKYFKPCDFEFRGLGVIANGGLCLKDEFAHLDASKVFDCKVQSKDESKACICGQILRGLAKPYDCKVFAKACTPKNPIGSCMVSSEGACAAYYKYYQDKA, encoded by the coding sequence ATGGATTTAATTAATGATTTTAGAGATAAAGAAAGAATTTTAGCCTTAAAAGAACTTATTGCTTCTAAAATTACTAAGCCTATTAATATCATGGAAATTTGCGGTGGACATACGCATAGCATTATGAAATTTGGTTTACCTGATTTATTACCCAAAGAAATTAATTTTGTTCATGGTCCAGGCTGTCCTGTGTGTGTTATGCCAAGAGAGCGTATTGATGTGGCTTTAAAGCTTGCAAGTATGTCAAATACTATCTTTTGTGTATTAGGCGATATGCTTAAAGTGCCAGGAAGCTATGAAAGCTTAATTGATCTTAGAGCTAAAGGAGCTGATGTTAGAGCGCTTTATACACCTTTGGATGTGATAGACATAGCTTTAAAAAACCCTGAAAAAAATATAATCTTTTTTACCATAGGTTTTGAGACAACTACACCTATGAGTGGGGTGATTATAGAAAAAAGCATGGCTTTAAATTTAAAAAATTTATTTTTTCATATCAATCATGTGTTGGTTCCACCTGCAGTAGAAGCTATCATGCAAGATAAAAATGTAAAAATTGACGCCTTTTTAGGACCTTCTCATGTAAGCGTTATCACAGGATCAAACATTTATAAACCTATTGCTAAAAAATACAAAACTCCTATAGCAGTGAGTGGTTTTGAGCCAGTTGATATAATGCTTAGTGTGTTAAATATAGTAGAGCAAATGAATGTAAATACTTTTGAAGTTTATAATGAATATCACAGAGTAGTTAGCAAAGAGGGAAATTTAAAAGCCAAAGCTTTAGTAGAAAAATACTTTAAACCTTGTGATTTTGAATTTAGAGGTCTTGGAGTGATTGCAAATGGTGGACTTTGTTTAAAAGATGAATTTGCACACTTAGATGCTAGCAAAGTGTTTGATTGTAAAGTACAAAGTAAAGATGAAAGCAAAGCTTGTATTTGTGGTCAAATTTTAAGAGGCTTAGCTAAACCTTATGATTGTAAGGTGTTTGCAAAAGCTTGTACTCCAAAAAATCCCATAGGTAGCTGTATGGTTTCTAGTGAAGGAGCTTGTGCGGCTTATTATAAATACTATCAAGATAAGGCATAA
- the hypE gene encoding hydrogenase expression/formation protein HypE, with product MKQITLAHGGGGEEMNALINEIFSIFENDVLKEANDAAILDDLAFSTDSFVLNPIFLKDINIGKLAVCGSVNDVLMVGAKPLYLSLALILEEGFEIEKLKIILKSIKEECDKAGVKLVCGDTKVVPKNKGDEIYINTSCIGKNIQKINTKDLKSGCSILVSRDIGAHGCAVLVERNNLEANIQSDCKSLKDEVLTLLNADISIKAMRDATRGGLSAVLNEWSKLSNLELLIYEEKIPVCDEVLGVCELFGYEPYELANEGTFIICVDKKDEQKTLEILKQFNANAAIIGEITANKKARVVLENAYGAKRILEAPKGELLPRIC from the coding sequence ATGAAGCAAATTACTCTAGCTCATGGTGGCGGTGGCGAAGAAATGAATGCTTTGATAAACGAAATTTTTTCTATTTTTGAAAATGATGTTTTAAAAGAGGCAAATGATGCTGCTATTTTAGATGATTTGGCTTTTAGCACCGATTCTTTTGTACTAAATCCTATCTTTTTAAAAGATATAAATATAGGAAAATTAGCAGTTTGTGGTAGCGTAAATGATGTATTAATGGTGGGAGCAAAACCGCTATATTTATCGCTAGCTTTGATTTTAGAAGAGGGTTTTGAGATAGAAAAGTTAAAAATTATACTAAAATCTATAAAAGAAGAATGCGATAAAGCGGGAGTAAAACTAGTTTGTGGGGATACTAAAGTTGTTCCTAAAAATAAAGGCGATGAAATATATATTAATACTTCATGTATAGGTAAAAATATACAAAAAATCAATACCAAAGACTTAAAAAGTGGTTGTAGTATCTTAGTTTCAAGGGATATTGGAGCTCATGGTTGTGCAGTTTTGGTTGAAAGAAATAATTTAGAGGCAAATATCCAAAGTGATTGCAAAAGCTTAAAAGATGAAGTTTTAACACTTTTAAATGCAGATATTTCTATAAAAGCAATGCGTGATGCTACGCGTGGTGGGCTTAGTGCGGTTTTAAATGAATGGTCTAAATTGAGTAATTTAGAGCTTTTAATATATGAAGAAAAAATCCCAGTTTGCGATGAAGTTTTAGGGGTTTGTGAGCTTTTTGGGTATGAGCCTTATGAGCTTGCAAATGAAGGAACTTTTATTATTTGTGTAGATAAAAAAGATGAGCAAAAAACATTAGAAATTTTAAAACAATTCAATGCTAATGCAGCTATTATAGGTGAAATCACAGCTAATAAAAAAGCAAGAGTGGTTTTAGAAAATGCTTATGGAGCAAAACGCATTTTAGAAGCTCCAAAAGGCGAACTTTTGCCAAGAATTTGCTAA